In the genome of Drosophila yakuba strain Tai18E2 chromosome 3R, Prin_Dyak_Tai18E2_2.1, whole genome shotgun sequence, one region contains:
- the LOC6538752 gene encoding ankyrin repeat and KH domain-containing protein mask isoform X6, translating into MDKAAMVYRSTSSTFLKNLTKAMIRRFRYSVDYLLHSFVHDDIPESDPDSCPHEGEVREDEDETEEESEESDESEGDEEEDEEEIDVLQDNDADDEEIDDEDEEEDAPEVSSFLLDANNKRSSNISALLEAAANEKAPVLRHATHAIDETKQALTKMRCANSPRDKNSGFSRSLVAACTDNDVNTVKRLLCKGNVNLNDAAASTDDGESLLSMACSAGYYELAQVLLAMSAAQVEDKGQKDSTPLMEAASAGHLDIVKLLLNHNADVNAHCATGNTPLMFACAGGQVDVVKVLLKHGANVEEQNENGHTPLMEAASAGHVEVAKVLLEHGAGINTHSNEFKESALTLACYKGHLDMVRFLLQAGADQEHKTDEMHTALMEASMDGHVEVARLLLDSGAQVNMPTDSFESPLTLAACGGHVELATLLIERGANIEEVNDEGYTPLMEAAREGHEEMVALLLSKGANINATTEETQETALTLACCGGFMEVAAFLIKEGANLELGASTPLMEASQEGHTDLVSFLLKKKANVHAETQTGDTALTHACENGHTDAAGVLLSYGAELEHESEGGRTPLMKACRAGHLCTVKFLIQKGANVNKQTTSNDHTALSLACAGGHQSVVELLLKNNADPFHKLKDNSTMLIEASKGGHTRVVELLFRYPNISPTELAAAANVNQAAPTTTTQPGQNQMRQKIMKQQLQHQLQQLNAPPGLHELSEAARATNQQHFHQQQFSSAGNGSSNIVAMGTGDFLDAGELQLTATAGMSAGAGTSTTGSETGMEEYGEVGGIDLTTLGAQQQEGLIAKSRLFHLQPGFDQQQQQQQQQQQQPPAAGQHHQLVPCKHFDLDMEHINSLQPPQKAPPAPPVLFHTVCQQPVMQQQQQLQPGQPKLKAMLPNRHRALKTGEVVEFIDCPLEQQQHGEQVRTQPLGEDGKTPQFACAGEDPRLQRRRGFMPELKKGELPPESSSSDPNELALKGADNNQPVPTALDNSACAQIPARNSSGAITHSSEVLQSTAISDRPKVKATNKNNRKQAAAAAAAAAAAAAAAAAAAQHAQQVLPNLQQNPMVSIYNNLHLQHLQHPHLQLQQQLQLHHQRVAGLDNAAAAAAAAASSANMAYSISPASPLPSPTGSGNYVDQQLQQQSMDVALQRKTAMEDFRGMLETAVNGSRARKDLALKTPQLNFFKDGWHMVGVHNFFGDQPKSPTETPPEMEETTMSSPTEADRLGSEPRAEMKNLATLCSAAAAAAAVAAVNKDQDEISSGLESECEDDAEGGAGADGEENTLPPEPIELAAALREDGIIVEEEEDDEEEDDDDEEQDTNSGEIDKLNYDDEDAEVDNDGEVDYIDEDEGGGDGEDEEDDADDDEFFLDEPDSDQGTGNNNNNSKSGASSLPLKQRKMATRLENLILTSQTLCDFPPELTNSELVHVLPQISNLKAAASSNAALNSVLQQQLAAASAAAAHAKAAAVHQKQQHGEGDQQCEDDGSASASELYSGLEHFANDGEMEDIFQELASSLNYPELAEFSLNQMCKGRFAGNWAQSTAKWTGQEQLVGVVRSPGLINPGDVPQDAQRQANLVLLDYPMQQNIQLEQRLLDAEEMHLQQHQQTPSPHLSLLPFTDEQQQQLHHQALPNAADFQQHQQLALENDPELKQQLQQYSNARIIKAVAAQHQQQPATNFVYNVESGDKNAPPVQLLFQLPPNMTQHQAQQQQAVGEPLTEQQQQQLHAEQAHLFQHRTGGQRPPTQSELEQVAQELLLQRSGQMPAGAPVVGVQALPLKQKHFNLHPPPCPPTCVQHQVATQTHPASVVVPQPAVGYTQFALQASQQQQMQQNELSIWPMGTPTPTPSSGVSATKSMPGGIAKKAIDKQSRKDRRCVVRQTPAGSQVNTNQHQQPQVATAQQQAQLQNQLAVATTVSVDKTIEIDSETESNHDTALTLACAGGHEELVELLINRGANIEHRDKKGFTPLILAATAGHDKVVDILLKHSAELEAQSERTKDTPLSLACSGGRYEVVELLLSVGANKEHRNVSDYTPLSLAASGGYVNIIKLLLSHGAEINSRTGSKLGISPLMLAAMNGHTPAVKLLLDQGSDINAQIETNRNTALTLACFQGRHEVVSLLLDRRANVEHRAKTGLTPLMEAASGGYIEVGRVLLDKGADVNAAPVPTSRDTALTIAADKGHQKFVELLLSRNASVEVKNKKGNSPLWLAAHGGHLSVVELLYDHNADIDSQDNRRVSCLMAAFRKGHTKIVKWMVQYVSQFPSDQEMIRFIGTISDKELIDKCFDCMKILRSAKEAQAVKANKNASILLEELDLERTREESRKAAAARRRERKKKKKMEKKEEKRRQQQGNGAGGDDMQGDDDDASDKDDDSDKDDEDEEAAPAAAREEGDSGIDQGSCSSGDTKGVRLGGCQSAQAAEAAANSVSNNNQGKKNKKQPKNKVLVTVEPVPTPTPPVVTSNTVLKGICVKKQPAVEVVKQTPAAQQAAPLKRQLDVKKEEPSLKKKEEKNSSSSSSNKREKENLAPKEVALPAKQQPSSSSKLQSSESASNINSSTATNTSSANTTTRKEVAKPVSQAASATSLNPAKRTEVDGWKEVVRKSSAQQTTAVGASGAPVPVTATSSATSVQHHPHHHLGNSSSNSSSSLATSATTATSSVPEMTCKKVQVPVNAISRVIGRGGSNINAIRATTGAHIEVEKQGKNQSERCITIKGLTDATKQAHMLILALIKDPDVDILQMLPRINSSIKQASSGGASAPMSVGTWDNRTAAGVNAYTFSSAASTTSTSSSSSASSTTPAGAAYSNAHKQQQQQLQSVKAPSGRSSASASVKSNGSSTKVSASSGSGSRNGRGGSSYLGQQQPGRSTGGASSNGVTKSKADSSSKSQPAAQKSSTTLGKSSTVAPGAQNFAKAAAVAQSSPKKAEGGATSAVISAAGGRSSGVVAPFGRGKPVAGQGGSTATAASNVAQLGSVSGNSSNSNILAGPIGTFNVADVAAVNAAAAAGAAATTNSNVKPIAPIAPPSKRVGSPIQAQPQQQPQQQQQQQQLPQSAPVPGPQLPQQQQPQQQQQQQPQQAPQQQQPQQPAQQQQPQTSQQNLVINTNLLNDLMAASAANTTSDSFSAQLAAKLSSAYSLFSDYQQSQWGKLGDPGIGGGAGAVGDGLPQADASKAPGYNRNILSSPVGSSKASSNHSTSPPVGNVIQQQQQQQPQSSQQALNIITSGQPGGPATAPARSPMVAANEGGNPAVGQPSINGTQGLGETAPAHSPGVIKPPTATVPIQRHVPMPISAPEAGVPPTFGAIGSNPVSGNNSVAAQAAAAAAASAMIDRQQQNLQNLQTLQNLQRMVGASQQQQQQQLNYPMDPTASSYIVDGNNLLRLNQRVIYPQGNTKPPQPPPQGGTQSNMFGGNQGRQPPGAVARQPGGAATQRWYGGALEYPSYSGRDMLHLENGAGGMAGMGSPSAMSPNHDDIRKMPRPIGTERAASWKYNNFNVGASTLSMEDALASVLPPWAHEPKAQPPGLQQPPPPPQSQQQQQPLNWLKQQPQQQQYRAYNNGPYPQQQQHEQMNMPMDYHNMQAPPNMSQQQQQHVNLMPSYGYQHFVGAPGAVDISAHMPDKMEVWDHHDKHMPWTNYTTNWSN; encoded by the exons GTGCTGCTTGAACATGGAGCCGGCATCAACACCCACTCAAATGAGTTCAAGGAGAGCGCCCTCACACTAGCCTGCTACAAGGGTCACCTGGACATGGTGCGATTCCTGCTCCAGGCAGGTGCAGATCAGGAGCACAAAACCGACGAAATGCACACTGCCCTAATGGAGGCTTCAATGGACGGTCATGTGGAGGTGGCTCGCCTGCTGCTGGACTCCGGTGCCCAGGTGAACATGCCCACGGATTCTTTCGAGTCACCGCTAACGTTGGCCGCCTGTGGCGGTCACGTGGAGTTGGCTACACTCTTGATAGAGAGAGGTGCCAACATCGAGGAGGTGAACGACGAGGGCTACACACCGCTCATGGAGGCCGCTCGCGAGGGACACGAAGAGATGGTGGCCCTTTTGCTCAGCAAGGGTGCAAACATTAATGCCACCACCGAGGAGACCCAGGAGACAGCTTTGACGCTGGCTTGCTGCGGTGGCTTCATGGAGGTGGCCGCATTCCTGATCAAGGAGGGAGCTAATCTTGAGCTTGGTGCCTCCACACCGCTCATGGAAGCCTCGCAAGAGGGACACACCGATCTGGTAAGCTTCCTGCTGAAGAAGAAGGCCAATGTTCATGCAGAGACCCAGACGGGCGATACTGCCTTGACGCATGCCTGCGAGAACGGACACACGGATGCGGCCGGTGTACTCCTATCGTATGGAGCTGAACTGGAGCACGAGTCCGAGGGCGGGCGAACGCCACTAATGAAAGCCTGCCGTGCCGGACACCTGTGCACCGTCAAGTTCCTCATTCAAAAGGGCGCCAATGTCAACAAACAGACCACCAGTAATGACCACACTGCCCTGTCGTTAGCCTGTGCCGGGGGTCATCAGTCTGTGGTGGAGCTGCTATTGAAAAACAACGCCGACCCGTTCCACAAGCTGAAGGACAACAGCACCATGTTAATCGAAGCCTCCAAGGGTGGACACACTCGTGTGGTCGAGCTGCTTTTCCGTTACCCGAACATTTCGCCTACGGAACTGGCAGCGGCTGCGAATGTTAACCAGGCAGcaccaaccaccaccacccagcCTGGTCAAAATCAGATGCGTCAAAAGATCATGAAGCAACAGCTTCAGCATCAGTTGCAGCAGCTGAACGCTCCCCCTGGATTGCATGAGTTGTCCGAGGCGGCACGTGCAACCAACCAGCAACATTTCCACCAGCAACAGTTCAGCAGTGCCGGCAACGGATCCTCCAACATTGTGGCAATGGGAACTGGTGACTTTTTGGATGCCGGTGAACTGCAGCTTACGGCTACGGCGGGAATGAGTGCGGGGGCCGGAACCAGCACCACGGGGAGTGAGACTGGTATGGAGGAGTATGGAGAAGTCGGAGGAATCGACCTGACTACTCTTGGCGCTCAGCAGCAGGAGGGCCTTATTGCCAAGTCGAGATTGTTCCATTTGCAGCCGGGTTttgatcagcagcagcagcagcagcagcaacaacaacagcagccaccTGCAGCCGGCCAGCACCACCAGTTAGTGCCATGTAAGCACTTCGACCTGGACATGGAGCACATTAATTCTCTGCAGCCGCCGCAAAAGGCACCGCCCGCACCACCTGTACTCTTTCACACCGTTTGCCAGCAGCCTGtaatgcaacagcagcagcaacttcagcCAGGTCAGCCCAAGTTGAAGGCCATGCTACCCAACCGTCATCGGGCGTTGAAAACCGGCGAAGTAGTGGAGTTTATAGACTGCCCGCtggaacagcaacagcatgGTGAGCAGGTGCGCACGCAGCCTTTGGGTGAGGATGGGAAGACCCCACAGTTTGCATGTGCTGGAGAGGATCCACGCTTGCAGCGCCGACGCGGCTTTATGCCGGAGCTGAAGAAGGGTGAACTGCCGCcggagagcagcagcagcgaccCAAACGAGCTAGCCCTTAAAG GAGCCGACAACAATCAGCCCGTACCGACAGCACTGGACAATAGTGCCTGCGCCCAGATCCCAGCG CGAAACTCCAGCGGAGCAATAACCCATTCCTCGGAAGTACTGCAGAGCACTGCTATCAGCGACAGGCCCAAGGTGAAGGCCACCAACAAGAACAACCGGAAGcaagcggcggcagcagcagcagctgcagcagcggcggcggcggcagcagcagcggctgccCAGCACGCTCAGCAAGTGTTGCCGAATTTGCAGCAGAACCCAATGGTCTCCATCTACAACAACCTG CATTTGCAGCACTTGCAGCATCCACATCTCCAGCTTCAGCAGCAACTTCAACTTCATCACCAGCGCGTTGCTGGACTGGACAATGCAGCGgctgcagccgcagcagcggcatcATCCGCGAACATGGCCTACTCTATTTCTCCGGCTTCTCCACTACCCTCGCCCACTGGCAGCGGCAACTATGTCGatcagcagctgcaacagcagtcCATGGATGTAGCTCTGCAGCGCAAGACGGCCATGGAGGATTTCCGTGGCATGTTGGAGACGGCGGTAAATGGGTCAAGGGCCAGAAAAGACCTGGCTCTTAAAACACCCCAGTTGAACTTCTTCAAGGACGGCTGGCATATGGTGGGTGTGCACAATTTCTTCGGTGATCAGCCAAAGTCGCCCACTGAGACTCCGCCAGAAATGGAGGAGACTACCATGTCCTCACCGACCGAAGCAGATCGTCTCGGATCGGAGCCTCGCGCCGAGATGAAGAACTTGGCCACGCTCTGCTcggccgcagcagcagctgctgcagtggcTGCGGTTAACAAGGATCAGGATGAGATTAGTTCGGGACTTGAGAGCGAATGCGAGGATGATGCAGAGGGTGGTGCTGGGGCAGATGGCGAGGAAAACACCCTGCCGCCAGAGCCAATTGAATTGGCAGCCGCTCTGAGGGAAGATGGCATAATTGtggaggaagaggaggatgacgaggaggaggatgatgaCGATGAAGAGCAGGATACGAACAGCGGCGAGATCGATAAGCTGAACTATGATGACGAAGATGCGGAGGTGGACAACGATGGTGAGGTAGACTACATCGACGAGGACGAAGGTGGTGGAGATGGCGAGGATGAAGAGGATGATGCGGACGATGACGAGTTCTTCTTGGACGAGCCTGACAGCGACCAAGGAACtggcaacaataataacaattccAAAAGCGGTGCCAGTTCGCTGCCATTGAAACAGCGCAAAATGGCCACTCGGTTAGAGAACCTAATCCTGACCTCGCAGACACTGTGCGACTTCCCGCCAGAGCTTACCAACTCGGAGCTGGTTCATGTCCTGCCCCAAATAAGCAATCTCAAAGCAGCGGCCAGCAGCAACGCAGCTCTGAACAGCGTACTCCAGCAGCAGTTGGCAGCAGCCTCCGCGGCAGCTGCGCACGCCAAAGCGGCTGCAGTCcaccagaagcagcagcatGGAGAGGGAGACCAGCAGTGCG AAGATGATGGCAGTGCTAGCGCAAGTGAGCTGTATTCGGGTTTGGAGCACTTTGCCAATGATGGCGAAATGGAGGACATATTCCAG GAATTGGCAAGTAGCCTGAACTATCCCGAGCTGGCCGAGTTTAGCCTCAATCAGATGTGCAAGGGTCGATTTGCTGGCAATTGGGCGCAATCTACCGCCAAGTGGACTGGTCAGGAGCAGTTGGTGGGCGTCGTTAGGTCGCCGGGTCTCATTAACCCAGGCGATGTTCCGCAGGATGCCCAGCGACAGGCAAATCTTGTCCTCCTCGACTATCCCATGCAACAAAACATCCAACTGGAGCAGCGACTACTCGATGCTGAGGAAATGCACCTGCAG cAACACCAGCAAACACCTTCTCCTCACCTCTCCTTACTGCCCTTTACGGatgaacagcagcagcagcttcacCACCAAGCTTTGCCCAATGCAGCCGATTTtcagcaacaccaacagctTGCCCTGGAAAACGATCCAGAACTGAagcagcagcttcagcagTACTCCAACGCGCGCATCATTAAAGCTGTGGCTGcccagcatcagcagcagcctgCAACCAACTTCGTTTACAACGTGGAGAGCGGCGACAAGAATGCTCCGCCAGTACAGTTGCTCTTCCAGTTGCCACCAAACATGACTCAGCAtcaggcgcagcagcaacaggccGTTGGAGAGCCCCTTACcgaacagcaacagcagcagttacACGCTGAGCAGGCGCATCTATTTCAGCATCGAACTGGCGGTCAGCGTCCGCCCACCCAGAGTGAGTTAGAGCAGGTGGCTCAAGAGCTGTTGCTTCAGCGAAGCGGCCAGATGCCGGCAGGAGCTCCTGTTGTGGGTGTTCAGGCACTTCCTCTTAAGCAAAAGCACTTTAACCTGCATCCGCCGCCGTGTCCACCCACCTGTGTCCAGCATCAG GTGGCCACGCAGACGCATCCTGCTTCTGTTGTAGTGCCGCAGCCTGCTGTTGGATATACACAATTCGCTCTTCAGGCCtcccagcaacagcaaatgcaacaaaacGAGCTCTCCATTTGGCCGATGGGCACGCCTACTCCCACGCCCAGCAGCGGTGTGAGCGCCACCAAGTCGATGCCCGGCGGCATTGCCAAAAAGGCCATTGACAAGCAGTCGCGCAAGGATCGTCGTTGCGTGGTGCGCCAGACACCAGCCGGCAGTCAAG TGAACACCAACCAGCATCAACAGCCGCAGGTCGCAACAGCCCAGCAACAAGCCCAACTGCAGAACCAGCTAGCCGTTGCGACCACCGTGAGTGTGGACAAGACTATCGAGATAGATTCAGAGACGGAATCCAACCACGATACGGCGCTAACCTTGGCTTGTGCCGGCGGTCATGAAGAACTGGTGGAACTGCTGATCAATCGGGGAGCAAACATCGAGCACCGCGATAAGAAGGGATTCACACCGCTTATCCTAGCCGCCACCGCTGGCCACGACAAAGTCGTAGACATTCTGCTCAAGCACAGCGCTGAGCTGGAGGCTCAATCAGAGCGTACCAAGGATACTCCGTTGTCGCTGGCTTGTTCGGGCGGCCGATACGAGGTGGTGGAACTTCTGCTTAGCGTTGGCGCCAACAAAGAGCACCGCAATGTATCTGACTACACTCCACTGAGCTTGGCAGCCAGTGGGGGCTATGTGAACATCATTAAACTGTTGCTTAGTCACGGAGCAGAGATCAACTCGCGAACGGGCAGCAAGTTGGGCATTTCACCGCTTATGCTAGCCGCCATGAATGGTCATACGCCGGCCGTTAAGTTGCTTTTGGATCAAGGATCCGACATAAATGCCCAGATCGAAACGAATCGCAATACAGCCCTGACTTTGGCTTGCTTCCAGGGCAGACACGAGGTCGTAAGTCTGCTGCTCGACCGACGCGCCAATGTGGAGCATCGAGCTAAGACGGGTCTGACACCGCTTATGGAAGCCGCTTCAGGCGGCTACATAGAGGTCGGTCGTGTTCTGCTGGACAAGGGTGCGGACGTGAATGCTGCTCCAGTGCCGACGTCCAGGGACACTGCTTTAACAATTGCCGCCGACAAGGGTCATCAAAAGTTCGTGGAGCTCCTTCTATCTCGTAATGCCAGCGTAGAGGTGAAAAATAAGAAAGGTAACTCTCCACTCTGGCTAGCTGCCCATGGTGGCCACCTCAGTGTGGTGGAGCTCCTGTACGATCACAACGCAGACATTGACTCACAGGATAATCGACGCGTTTCCTGCCTGATGGCTGCCTTCCGCAAGGGGCACACCAAGATTGTGAAGTGGATGGTGCAGTATGTGTCGCAGTTTCCCTCTGACCAGGAGATGATTCGCTTCATTGGTACCATAAGTGACAAGGAGCTGATAGACAAGTGCTTTGACTGCATGAAGATCCTGCGTAGCGCCAAAGAGGCCCAGGCCGTCAAGGCCAATAAGAATGCTTCGATCCTATTGGAGGAGCTGGATCTGGAGCGGACTCGCGAGGAGAGTCGCAAAGCTGCCGCCGCCCGTCGTCGTGagcgcaagaagaagaagaagatggAGAAGAAAGAGGAGAAGCGCCGTCAACAACAGGGTAATGGTGCTGGCGGAGACGATATGCAaggcgatgacgatgacgcCAGTGACAAAGATGATGATTCCGACAAGGACGATGAAGACGAGGAGGCAGCGCCGGCCGCCGCCCGCGAGGAGGGAGACTCTGGCATCGATCAGGGCTCGTGCTCCAGCGGTGACACCAAAGGTGTGCGCTTGGGTGGCTGTCAATCCGCTCAGGCTGCGGAGGCGGCAGCCAATTCCGTATCCAACAACAACCAGGGAAAGAAGAACAAGAAGCAGCCGAAAAACAAGGTGTTGGTAACGGTGGAACCAGTTCCAACACCAACTCCTCCAGTCGTCACATCGAACACCGTCCTCAAGGGCATCTGTGTGAAAAAGCAACCTGCAGTCGAAGTTGTAAAGCAAACTCCTGCCGCGCAACAGGCTGCCCCTCTCAAGCGGCAGCTCGATGTGAAAAAGGAGGAACCCTCTCTCaagaagaaggaggagaagaACAGCtcgtccagcagcagcaataagCGTGAGAAGGAGAACCTTGCGCCCAAGGAGGTTGCACTGCCAGCTAAGCAGCAACCCAGTAGCTCCAGCAAACTGCAGAGCAGCGAGTCTGCGAGCAACATAAACAGCAGCACCGCTACCAACACCAGTAGCGCCAATACTACTACCCGCAAGGAAGTTGCAAAGCCAGTGTCACAAGCCGCGAGTGCCACCAGTTTGAATCCTGCGAAGCGCACCGAAGTCGATGGTTGGAAGGAAGTAGTCCGCAAGAGCAGCGCCCAGCAGACCACAGCGGTGGGAGCGAGTGGAGCACCTGTGCCTGTGACAGCCACCAGTTCGGCCACCAGCGTGCAGCACCATCCGCACCATCACCTAGGCAACAGCTCCAGCAACAGCTCTAGCTCTCTGGCCACAAGCGCCACTACCGCAACGTCTTCGGTACCCGAGATGACCTGCAAGAAGGTGCAAGTGCCCGTGAATGCCATCTCCCGGGTGATTGGACGAGGTGGAAGCAACATTAACGCGATTCGCGCCACCACTGGTGCTCACATCGAGGTGGAGAAGCAGGGCAAGAACCAATCGGAGCGTTGCATCACGATCAAGGGCTTAACCGATGCTACAAAACAGGCACATATGCTCATTTTGGCACTGATAAAGGATCCCGATGTGGACATATTGCAAATGCTGCCCAGGATTAACAGCAGTATTAAGCAGGCGTCCAGTGGCGGGGCAAGCGCTCCAATGTCTGTTGGAACGTGGGATAATCGCACCGCTGCCGGTGTTAATGCGTACACCTTTTCTTCAGCTgcctccaccacctccacttCGTCCAGCTCGTCTGCCAGCTCTACTACACCGGCGGGAGCTGCGTACAGTAATGCgcacaagcagcagcagcagcagctgcagtcaGTGAAGGCCCCAAGTGGACGGTCATCAGCGTCAGCATCGGTCAAGTCTAATGGCAGCAGCACCAAGGTGTCGGCCTCCAGTGGATCGGGTTCCCGGAACGGCAGGGGTGGCAGCAGCTATCTCGGCCAACAGCAGCCTGGTCGCAGCACTGGAGGTGCCTCCTCAAATGGCGTGACCAAGAGCAAGGCAGACAGCTCTTCTAAATCCCAGCCAGCCGCACAGAAGAGCAGTACCACGTTGGGTAAATCATCGACTGTGGCACCGGGGGCACAAAACTTCGCAAAGGCAGCGGCTGTTGCACAGTCCTCACCCAAAAAGGCTGAGGGTGGTGCTACATCTGCGGTGATCAGCGCTGCCGGTGGACGCAGCAGTGGCGTGGTGGCACCATTTGGACGGGGCAAGCCTGTTGCTGGCCAAGGAGGGTCGACCGCAACGGCGGCTTCCAACGTTGCCCAGCTCGGAAGTGTAAGTGGcaacagtagcaacagcaacatatTGGCTGGACCAATTGGCACCTTCAATGTAGCGGATGTGGCCGCTGTGAATGCAGCCgcggcagcaggagcagcagccaccaccaACAGCAATGTGAAACCCATTGCTCCCATTGCACCGCCCAGTAAGCGAGTTGGATCTCCCATCCAAGCccagccacagcagcaaccgcagcagcagcagcaacaacagcaactaccCCAATCAGCACCAGTTCCTGGCCCACAGctgccacaacaacagcagccgcaacaacaacagcagcagcagccacaacaagcgcctcagcagcagcagccacagcagccagcacagcaacagcaaccacagaCGTCCCAGCAAAATCTCGTGATCAACACAAACCTGCTGAACGATCTGATGGCCGCCAGTGCAGCAAACACCACCAGCGATAGCTTCAGTGCCCAGCTGGCAGCGAAGTTGTCTAGCGCATATTCCCTGTTCAGTGACTACCAGCAGTCGCAGTGGGGAAAGTTGGGCGATCCAGGCATCGgcggtggagctggagctgtgGGCGATGGTCTGCCGCAAGCGGATGCTTCCAAGGCACCAGGATACAATCGCAACATCCTCAGCTCGCCCGTGGGCAGTTCCAAGGCCTCGTCGAATCACTCAACCTCGCCTCCAGTGGGTAATGTgatccagcagcaacagcaacagcaaccgcaATCTAGCCAACAGGCTCTCAACATCATCACCAGTGGACAACCGGGTGGGCCTGCAACAGCGCCAGCCAGGTCACCAATGGTGGCAGCCAACGAGGGAGGAAATCCCGCAGTGGGCCAGCCCTCCATCAATGGAACGCAAGGATTGGGTGAGACGGCTCCGGCCCATTCACCAGGCGTTATTAAACCGCCCACGGCCACAGTTCCCATCCAGCGCCATGTGCCCATGCCGATTTCTGCGCCGGAGGCTGGAGTACCGCCCACATTCGGAGCTATTGGTTCCAACCCAGTAAGCGGCAACAATTCGGTGGCTGCCCAGgccgcagctgctgccgccgcaTCGGCGATGATCGATCGCCAGCAGCAGAATTTGCAGAATCTGCAGACATTGCAAAACTTGCAACGGATGGTGGGAGCctcacagcagcaacaacagcagcagctgaactATCCCATGGATCCCACGGCCTCATCGTACATCGTGGATGGTAATAACTTACTGCGTCTGAATCAGCGTGTCATCTACCCGCAAGGCAACACCAAGCCACCACAGCCACCGCCGCAGGGTGGAACGCAGTCGAATATGTTTGGAGGAAATCAAGGCAGACAACCACCTGGAGCGGTTGCCAGACAGCCGGGCGGAGCAGCTACACAGCGTTGGTATGGCGGCGCTCTAGAGTATCCTTCTTACAGCGGCCGCGACATGCTGCACCTGGAGAATGGAGCCGGCGGAATGGCGGGCATGGGCTCACCATCGGCAATGTCGCCCAATCACGACGACATTCGCAAGATGCCGCGTCCCATTGGTACCGAGCGAGCCGCATCATGGAAGTACAACAACTTTAACGTGGGAGCCTCGACACTCAGCATGGAAGATGCTCTAGCCAGTGTGTTGCCCCCCTGGGCACATGAGCCAAAGGCTCAGCCTCCGGGCTTGCAgcagcctcctcctccgccgcagtcgcagcagcagcaacaaccgcTCAACTGGCTgaagcagcagccgcagcagcagcagtacaGGGCCTACAACAATGGACCCtatccgcagcagcagcagcatgagCAAATGAAT ATGCCCATGGATTACCACAACATGCAGGCACCTCCAAATAtgagccagcagcagcaacagcacgTCAACTTGATGCCCTCCTATGGCTACCAGCATTTTGTGGGCGCTCCTGGAGCGGTTGACATCTCCGCACACATGCCGGACAAGATGGAGGTGTGGGATCACCACGACAAACAC ATGCCCTGGACCAACTATACCACCAACTGGTCCAACTGA